GTTTCAGCAGATCATAATGGAACTCTTCACGGGTAAAACCACAAATATTATAATCCATGGAATACTCGATTGCCCCCTTAGGACAGGTTTCTACGCAGGTTCCGCAGAGACTGCATTTGGTGAAATCCAGCCTGAAAACAGTCAGGGTTTTCTTCTTCTCCCCCTCTTTTTTCTCCCCCTCGATGGTGAAACAGTTGGAAGGGCAGGCCCGGCCGCACATCCCGCAGACGATGCACAACGGCCCGCCGGTCTCAGGATCCTTGACCAGCTCAACATGGCCGCGGTAGTTGGGGGTAATCGTCAGCTTTTCACGGGGATAATGAACGGTCACCTCGGGCAGAAAGCAGGTTCTCAGGGTAACACCCAGCCCAACAAGCAGACTCTTGCCGCCAACATAGAGATCTTTGAAATAGCCGCCGTTTCTCATAATAGCTTGACCAGCACCGCGGTAACCAGCAGGTTCACGAGGGCAAAGGGGATCAGATACTTC
The nucleotide sequence above comes from Candidatus Anaeroferrophillus wilburensis. Encoded proteins:
- a CDS encoding 4Fe-4S dicluster domain-containing protein yields the protein MRNGGYFKDLYVGGKSLLVGLGVTLRTCFLPEVTVHYPREKLTITPNYRGHVELVKDPETGGPLCIVCGMCGRACPSNCFTIEGEKKEGEKKKTLTVFRLDFTKCSLCGTCVETCPKGAIEYSMDYNICGFTREEFHYDLLKRLEERG